One part of the Eleginops maclovinus isolate JMC-PN-2008 ecotype Puerto Natales chromosome 14, JC_Emac_rtc_rv5, whole genome shotgun sequence genome encodes these proteins:
- the fis1 gene encoding mitochondrial fission 1 protein, whose amino-acid sequence MEAVVSDVVAPEDLLKFEKKYNNELLKGAVSRETKFEYAWCLIRSKYSDDIKKGIVLLEELVQKASKDDSRDFLFYLAVAKYRLKEYEKALKYIRTLLKNEPGNKQAQDLEKLIDKALKKDGLVGMAIVGGIGLGVAGLAGLIGLAVSKGAKS is encoded by the exons ATGGAGGCCGTTGTGAGCGATGTTGTGGCTCCCGAAGATCTTTTA AAATTCGAGAAGAAGTATAACAATGAGCTGCTAAAGGGAGCCGTCTCCAGAGAAACTAAGTTTGAGTATGCGTGGTGTCTGATCAGGAGTAAATACTCCGACGACATCAAGAAGGGAATTGTGCTCTTGGAAG AACTTGTTCAGAAAGCATCAAAGGACGATTCGAGGGACTTCCTGTTCTACCTTGCAGTGGCCAAATACAGACTCAAA GAGTATGAGAAAGCTCTGAAGTACATCCGAACTCTCCTCAAGAACGAACCGGGGAACAAGCAGGCTCAGGATCTGGAGAAACTCATCGACAAAGCTTTAAAGAAAG ACGGCTTGGTCGGCATGGCCATCGTCGGGGGGATCGGTCTTGGTGTGGCCGGTCTGGCGGGCCTCATCGGTTTGGCCGTGTCCAAGGGAGCTAAATCCTAA
- the cldn15a gene encoding claudin-15a, with amino-acid sequence MDPIVEVVALILGFLGWVMVGITLPNRYWRTSTVDGNVITTSTIYENLWMSCATDSTGVHNCREFPSLLALNGYIQASRALMITSIVFGTFGLLLALIGVQCSKAGGENYVLKGRIAGTAGVLFIVQGLCTMIAVSWYAFNITQEFYNPLHAGTKYEIGEGLYIGWCSAVLAIAGGACLTCSCQMGKEDNYPLPYQARGTVYSGPAPTRSVAASTYGRNAYV; translated from the exons ATGGATCCAATTGTGGAAGTAGTGGCGTTGATTTTGGGGTTCCTTGGTTGGGTGATGGTTGGGATCACGCTGCCCAACCGGTACTGGAGGACCTCCACCGTCGACGGGAACGTCATCACCACCTCCACCATCTACGAGAACCTGTGGATGTCATGTGCCACGGATTCAACCGGGGTCCATAACTGCAGGGAGTTCCCCTCGCTGCTCGCTTTGAATG GTTACATCCAAGCGTCCCGTGCCTTGATGATCACATCCATAGTGTTCGGCACCTTCGGACTGTTGCTAGCCCTGATAGGTGTGCAGTGTTCCAAAGCTGGGGGAGAAAACTATGTTCTCAAAGGGAGGATTGCTGGCACTGCTGGAGTCCTTTTCATAGTTCAAG GTCTGTGCACGATGATCGCAGTGTCCTGGTACGCCTTCAACATCACTCAGGAGTTCTATAACCCTCTACATGCCGGGACAAA GTATGAGATAGGAGAAGGACTTTACATCGGATGGTGCTCCGCCGTGCTCGCCATTGCCGGGGGAGCCTGTCTCACCTGCTCCTGCCAAATGGGCAAAGAGGACAATTA CCCGTTGCCTTATCAAGCCAGGGGAACCGTATATTCTGGACCAGCACCAACCAGAAGCGTGGCTGCTAGTACTTACGGACGAAATGCTTACGTTTGA